The DNA segment GCGGGGGCAGCCATCCCACCAAAAATTCTATCAACAGCTGGAGGCATAATTTCAATTATCACAGTGGAGGCTTTGAACTTAAGGACTACAGCGAGTTCACTGCAACAAAAGATAACAAGCAGCAGGTAAAAACAACCAGCAAGCTCAATGATGCCGCAAGTTATCTGCGTGGATTATACGGCCTGAATCATTTCCAGGCCGATGGTGAGCATAAACATAAATTTACCGACAACTACCACAAGGCGCTGGCCGAGCGTGCTATGGAATCCCAGGAAGCCCTATTCGATGTGAGCCATGGGCGCAGTGATTGTCCGTGTCTTGGTGCTGGAGGGCGCTTCCTTTTCGATCACCCCCTGTCCACAGAAAAGGGCAAATACCTGGTTACCGCTGTACATATCTCCGCCGCTGATGGCAATAACAGCGAAACACACTTTCACAACACTTTCAGTTGTGTACCCGCATCCGTATTACCGCGTCCGGCACCCAATATCTGCGCCAAGAAAATCCACTCCCCCCAGGTGGCCCATGTACTGGAGGTAAAAGCGACAGCCTCCGATAGCTCTCAAGACCCCTATACCCAGCTCAAGGTAAAGTTCCCATGGAACTCCCGCCAAAACAGCTGCTGGGTTCGGGTTATGCAGTCCTTTGCCGGTAAAAACTGGGGGGCCAACTTTGTACCCAGAATCAACCAGGAGGTTGTCGTCAATTATATCAACGGCGACCCGGATCGCCCCTTGATCACTGGTGCAGTCTACAACGGCGATAATCCCGGCCCCAATTACACCGCTACCCAAAGCGGCTGGAAAACGGAGCACGAAGGCAGCACCTTCAATGAACTCAGGTTTGATGACAAGAGTGGCAGTGAAGAAATTTATATGGAGGCCGGCAGGGATCACACCTTTGTGATTCACAACGACCAGAGCGGAAAAATAGAAAACAAGCAGACTCTGGAAGTAAAACAGGATCGCACTATTACCGTTACCGATGGCAGTGAAGTAGTCACTATTGCCAAGGGGGACCAGAAGCTGAATGTCGACAAAGGCAATCAGGTGGTCACAATTGGCTCGGGAAATCATACCCTGAAAATAAGCAAGGGATCTCAAACAACGGACGCCATGGGTGCCATAAAGATATCTTCAAAAGCTTCTATTGAATTAAAGGTGGGAGGCAGCAGTATTAAACTGACTCCGGCAGGAATCACCATTAAAGGCACAATGCTCTCCTGTAAGGGAGATGCCTCCGCTGAGGTAAAAGGGGGCGGGATGCTCACCCTGAAAGGCGGCGTCACTATGATCAACTGACGGGAATCGAGACTCAATGACCGATTTGATCAAAGTACAAGAACTTACAGCGGCAGAACTTCTCAAGAACTTCGATGTAAGCGAGGAAGCTGAAGAATACCTGGTGCCGGATACGGCACCAGAAGTCAGCATCAATCAACTAATCAATGCCGGCCTATATCCGGATGCGATCAAATTACTGGCCCATGGCCTGCCCAAGCGTGAAGCGGTATGGTGGGCTTGTCTCGCGGCTCGGGATATCCAAAGCCCGGCAACCGACGAGGACAATGTCAATGCCCTGATCGCTGCGGAGAGCTGGGCCAAGAAACCCAGCGAGGAGGCCCGCCTGAAGTGCAAGGTTCTTGGGGAAAAAACCAAACACAAAACACCGGCGAGTTGGGCGGCAACTGCCGCCAGTTGGTGCCACGGAAGCCTGGCAGCGGTGGGGGAGCCCGTGATTGAGCCTCCGCAATACCTGTATGCACACGCCGTAGCCGGCAGCGTAACACTGGCAGCTGTATTATCCGATCCCGTTGATCCCGGTAAAATCTTTGTTCGCTATATGGCGCAGGGACTGGATTTGGCCCGTGGCGGCGACGGCAGAGTGGAGGACTGATGCATGGGCAAACCCGCCTCACGTATCACCGATATGCACGTTTGTCCAATGGTCACAGGCAC comes from the Microbulbifer sp. MI-G genome and includes:
- a CDS encoding DUF6931 family protein; this encodes MTDLIKVQELTAAELLKNFDVSEEAEEYLVPDTAPEVSINQLINAGLYPDAIKLLAHGLPKREAVWWACLAARDIQSPATDEDNVNALIAAESWAKKPSEEARLKCKVLGEKTKHKTPASWAATAASWCHGSLAAVGEPVIEPPQYLYAHAVAGSVTLAAVLSDPVDPGKIFVRYMAQGLDLARGGDGRVED
- a CDS encoding type VI secretion system Vgr family protein; translated protein: MLKVDSPVGTDALVATTLQGEEHISKLFHYEVHLISDNHAIAQNEIVGKPITVSIHHSETPRYINGFVTQFSLHDVNSEGIRCYSAIIQPGLWFTSLGSCNRIFEKKSAKQILEEVLGEYNRVIRLTLKLNAEYITREYCVQFDETDFEFVNRLMAEEGISYYFKHSDGQHELILCDDPQDFYDCNSEQIEYAGGGSHPTKNSINSWRHNFNYHSGGFELKDYSEFTATKDNKQQVKTTSKLNDAASYLRGLYGLNHFQADGEHKHKFTDNYHKALAERAMESQEALFDVSHGRSDCPCLGAGGRFLFDHPLSTEKGKYLVTAVHISAADGNNSETHFHNTFSCVPASVLPRPAPNICAKKIHSPQVAHVLEVKATASDSSQDPYTQLKVKFPWNSRQNSCWVRVMQSFAGKNWGANFVPRINQEVVVNYINGDPDRPLITGAVYNGDNPGPNYTATQSGWKTEHEGSTFNELRFDDKSGSEEIYMEAGRDHTFVIHNDQSGKIENKQTLEVKQDRTITVTDGSEVVTIAKGDQKLNVDKGNQVVTIGSGNHTLKISKGSQTTDAMGAIKISSKASIELKVGGSSIKLTPAGITIKGTMLSCKGDASAEVKGGGMLTLKGGVTMIN